GGTTCGACCTATGGATGCAGGCCTTCGACGAGACAGGGATCGATCCGAAGGCGATCGCTAATCGGCCGCGCAATCTGGATGAACCGCTACCGTGGGATCATATCGACATCGGCGTCAACAAGTCGTTCCTACAGCGAGAGTACAAGAAGGCGTTAGAGGTCCGCGGGACGGCCGATTGTCACACGGCTCCATGCACGGCCTGTGGCGAGATCTGCCAGCCCAACTGGCCAACCTGGGCGGAGAAGGTCGGAATGAAAGTTTCGGGTCCAGAGTTTCGAGTTTCGAGTTCGACGTGCGTTGTTCCTGGCGCTGAACCCGAAATTCAAAACTCAAAACTCAAAACTTTATATGAAGCGCCCGTTCAGCGCATCCGGTTTATTTTTCAGAAGATCGGGGTGCTGCGGTATCTTTCGCACCTGGAGTTAATGAAGGCGTTGGGCCGGGCGGTGCGTCGGGCTCGGATAGCCGTAGCCTACTCCCAGGGGTATAACCCCCAACCAAAACTCGCGTGTGCCATGGCGCTTCCAGTGGGGGTCGAGGGGTGGCAGGAATTGGCGGACATCGAGTTGAGCGCGGCCATAGCCCCAGAGGAGTTGGTGGCACGAGTCAATCGGTCCCTGGCACCGGAGCTACACCTGCTCCGAGCCTGGGAGGTTCCATTGGCGTCGCCCTCGCTTACACCGTTGGTGCGGGAGCTCAACTATCGAGTCTCATTGCCGTTGGATAGCTCCTCCCAGGAGATCCGAGTGAAGCTCAGCTCCCAGGCGCTCTGCAATGAGTGGCTCGATCGGCCAAGCATCCCGGTCCGCGTCAGGCGAAAGGATAGGCTCGTGGATGTCGATGTCCGGCCGCAGATCCTGGCGTTAGTGGCGCTGCGCGAAGAGGGAAGTGCGTTCTGTTGGGACCTCCGCCTGAGTACGGGTCATGGCAGCAGTGTGCGACCACACGTGATTATGGCTCACCTGCTAAAAGATACGCTTGACGGCCAGTGTGATGAATGGGAGGCGAAGTTGCGTGTGGCAAGAGTTGCGCTGATCCTGGATGGCGAGCAGTGATAGCTCTTGCCGCTTGCGAGCATTAACGTTTAGTAATCCACCTGCTTAAGGAGAAAGCGATTATCGCTCAATGAAACGCGAGATTATTGTGAACTCTTCCATCGTGGAAACTCGAGTGGCCGTCCTGGAGGACGGCGTTCTAGTCGAGTTGCTGATCGACGACTCGAAGAATAAGAGTATTGCCGGAAACATTTATAAAGGGCGTGTGCTAAAAATCCTTCCTGGGATGCAGGCGGCCTTCGTAGATTTGGGCCTGGCGAAGGATGCCTTTCTGTACGTTCGGGACATCTTCGAGGACGTGGAGGAATTTGAGCAATTGCTCACCATCGGCGAGGATGACGAGCCAGGAGAACCCCTCTCCGATGAGCCGAGGTCCAACTTCGCTCGAGGTCGCCGCCCACAGGCCAGCATCGAGGAAATCCTGAAGGAGGGCCAGGAGATTGTCGCGCAGGTGGCCCGTGAGCCACTCGGGACCAAGGGCGCTCGTATCACCTCTCACATCACCCTGCCCGGCCGCCACCTGGTCTATATGCCTACCGAGCAGCACGTCGGGGTTTCGCGGAAGATCGAGGACGAAGCGGAACGATCCCGGCTGAAGCAGATCATCGAAGAGATTAACCCTCAACGGGAGGGGGTCATCGTCAGAACCGCCGGGATCGGTAAGGAGAAAGACGAGATCGAGGCCGACCTCGAGTTTCTCCGGTCCCTCTGGAAAAAGATCAAAGACAAGGCCGAAACACTCACCGCCCCGGCAGTGGTACAGCAGGACCTGGACCTGATCTTCCGGATTTTCCGCGACCTCTTCACGAAGGAGGTGGTCCGCCTGGTGGTAGACAGTCCGACGGAGTACGAGCGGTGTCTGGAGTATGCCGAGTCGCTGCATCCCGATCTGAAGTCGCATCTATTTCTTTACACCGAGGATGAGCCGATCTTCAAGTCGTTCGGTATTGAACGAGAGATCGAGAAAGCGCTGCGACACAAGGCGTGGCTCAAATCAGGTGGCTACATCGTGTTGGAGCAGACGGAGGCGCTAGTCTCCATCGATGTCAACACCGGAAAATATGTCGGCAAGCACGATTTTGAAGAGACGGTCCTCAAGACCAACCTGGAGGCGGCCCGGGAGATCGCGCGCCAGGTGCGCTTACGAGACCTGGGTGGGATCATTATCATCGACTTCATCGACATGGCTCGGCAGGAGAGTCGGGATCGGGTGCTCCAGGATCTGAAGGAGGCACTGAAGCCAGACCGCTCCCCCACCAACGTTTCACTCCTATCAGAGCTTGGCCTGGTCGAGATGACGCGGAAGCGGGTCCGCCAAGGGTTGAACAAATCCCTGAGCGCTTCATGCCCTGCGTGCGGCGGTCTTGGCTACGTCCGTTCAACCCCCTCCATCGCCCATCAAGTCCTTCGAGAGGTAGAGTGGCGGTTGTTCAGCAAGCGGATCCCCATGGTCCGGATCCGTGCCCATCCCGACCTGATCGACTGGTTCCGAGCTGAGGATGGCGAGGTAATCGAAGCGCTCCAGCAGACCTACGGCGGAGAGATCATCCTGGTTCCGGAAGAATCTTTGGCTCCCGGGAAATACCAGTTGCTGGAGGGGTAGCGCAGAGGTTGAGATCTGCTACTTGGCGAGCAACTACTCAGGTAGATAGGCTGAAGGCTAAAGGCTTTTAGCTGTTGTCCCTCATGTGTACTCCGCCACAAGGCGGTCTTTGTGCATGACGGGCACGATGTCGGTCAGATCCACTTGCGCGCAGATCTCTAGGTCCGCCCCAAGGCCTTTGTGAATAATATGTCTTCCCCATTCGCAGCCTCGGAGCATCCCAAGCAGGTCGTCCCGATAGGTTGCAAAGAGTTGGTGGGCGGCCCTGGCGGCATCGCTGAGCTCAAGCGCGCGATCAGAGATGCAGAGCAAGCGATCGATCAACATCCCGCTGCCCACAGCATCTTCCAAGCAGAAACGGCCATGCGTACCCGCGCACACAATGAGGATGTCGAGCCCGGTTCCTCTGAGCCAGCGTGCGGTGGCAGCCGCGTTTAAGAATGAGCAGGCAATTATTGCCTGAGCCCCTGGGGCAGCCTGGAATGCGCGGGTCCCGTTGGTTGTCGTCAGGACAACCGTCTTATCCCGGACGCGCTCTCGCCCATATTCGGCTGGAGAATTCCCGAGTTCAAAGCCTACCGCCTTGCCTGCTCTCCGTTCTCCCGCAAGTATGGCCCCTCCGCCTAGCCTTTGCGCCACAGCCCTGGCCTCGCTCAGCGTTCGTACAGGGATGACACCAGCACAACCGTGGTGCAGCGCCATGGTGATGGTCGTCGTGGCTCGTATCACGTCGATCACAGCCACTGCTCGACCAGAGGCGGACCGGCAGGCAGGATCCAACCGACTGAATGCCACCTCGACGATCACGATGGTGATCCCATCTCAGTAACCCCACCAACGCCCTGCCCCAACTCCATTGACACCCCTCTGAAGACCTGCTATGAACAGGTGGCCATCACCTTTCAGCAGGAAGGTTCCGGATAATGCGTGCTAACTTTTCGTCGGATCAAAAGCGAACTATAGCCACGCTGAGCGTCGCCATCGCGATTCGGATGCTCGGCATCTTTCTCGTACTTCCCATTTTTACGCTCTATGGAGAGCAATTTACCAGCTCAAAACCACTGATCGGTCTTGCCCTCGGTAGCTATGGGCTGGCCAATGCCCTGCTTCAGATCCCGTTCGGCTGGCTGTCCGACCGATTTGGGAGGAAACCTCTCCTGATCATCGGCCTCATACTTCACGGCGTGGGCTCCATCCTGGCCGCCGTCCCTCCCAACATCTACGCCCTCATCGCCGCGCGCCTGA
This genomic stretch from Candidatus Methylomirabilis limnetica harbors:
- a CDS encoding Rne/Rng family ribonuclease, which encodes MKREIIVNSSIVETRVAVLEDGVLVELLIDDSKNKSIAGNIYKGRVLKILPGMQAAFVDLGLAKDAFLYVRDIFEDVEEFEQLLTIGEDDEPGEPLSDEPRSNFARGRRPQASIEEILKEGQEIVAQVAREPLGTKGARITSHITLPGRHLVYMPTEQHVGVSRKIEDEAERSRLKQIIEEINPQREGVIVRTAGIGKEKDEIEADLEFLRSLWKKIKDKAETLTAPAVVQQDLDLIFRIFRDLFTKEVVRLVVDSPTEYERCLEYAESLHPDLKSHLFLYTEDEPIFKSFGIEREIEKALRHKAWLKSGGYIVLEQTEALVSIDVNTGKYVGKHDFEETVLKTNLEAAREIARQVRLRDLGGIIIIDFIDMARQESRDRVLQDLKEALKPDRSPTNVSLLSELGLVEMTRKRVRQGLNKSLSASCPACGGLGYVRSTPSIAHQVLREVEWRLFSKRIPMVRIRAHPDLIDWFRAEDGEVIEALQQTYGGEIILVPEESLAPGKYQLLEG
- a CDS encoding 2-phosphosulfolactate phosphatase; its protein translation is MIVEVAFSRLDPACRSASGRAVAVIDVIRATTTITMALHHGCAGVIPVRTLSEARAVAQRLGGGAILAGERRAGKAVGFELGNSPAEYGRERVRDKTVVLTTTNGTRAFQAAPGAQAIIACSFLNAAATARWLRGTGLDILIVCAGTHGRFCLEDAVGSGMLIDRLLCISDRALELSDAARAAHQLFATYRDDLLGMLRGCEWGRHIIHKGLGADLEICAQVDLTDIVPVMHKDRLVAEYT